CTATGTCGCACACCCTCCTTGTTCAGTAGGCAGCAACTGCTTCTCCCCCACCTTCGGTACTTGGTTCTGTGATGTTCGTAACTGGCTGTGCTTTTGCTACAAAGGTCTTGACTAATAACAGTTTAACACCCCAGTAGAGAACTAAATACTGAGTTGCAAGCAGAAGGAATAAAGAGCTCAGAGAGATGGCAGATCCTAAGCGCTGGCAGAGCAAAGTCTCCTAGGGAAGACGAGCTTTGGTCGCGGGTGGCAAGCCACAGTGTAAGGCCAGGCCAGGCTTGTCAGGAGCCCTTGGGCGAGGTGGTGGGCACCAGGGTGTGACGCTGAGGCCAAGCTGTGAGCCGTCGGTGCAGGGCTGGAGCAGAAGAGCTGGGCAAAGGATGCCCAGGTATGTTTAGAaaagagggcagaggcttggggacCACTGCAAGACCTGTGTGTGCCCCCAAATGGGCTGCAAATACCCCGGCAGGGGCCCAGCATCCCTctctgcccttccttccctctccctgtagGACAGCGGTCCGGTCCCAGCTGCCCAGCAGTGTGCCACCTCACTCCTGCCTCTACCTTCCTCCGTTCTGCCTCCCGCACGCATGGCATCCATCCCTCTGCAGCGTCGCTCcactgccctgctcctgcctaacctcttcttctctctcctggtgGCCGCGGGGCGCTGGCAGGTGACTCCAGGGAGCCCTCGGCCCGGAGGGTGCAACTAACTCCCTGCTCAGCCCCGTGTGAGTAACTGAAGCAGCCTCTTGCTGTGCCTTGGCTTCCGCCTGTCTGTTGCTGCCCCACTGCTTTCTCAGCCTCTTTCCTGGTTCGGTGCCCAGCCTCGGCCCTCCCAAATGTGCTGGGCCCTCGGCAGACGTCTCTGGGGAGCCTGGGATGGGTTTGGACACGTGACTCCACCGCGCAGGCCCCAGCACCCCGGGCTTGGAGGGGGATTGTCCCCCTCTGTGCTGGAGGTTCAGGTCATTCTGGGCTTGGGTGTGTTGGTGGCTTCTCTCTGGCTTCTTTGTAAGGCCATTGCCTTTGCAGCCACTGTGTGTTGCGGCCTGTTTCTGGCCACTGGCAGTCCCCCTCCCAGCCTTCGTTCTCAAAAGCTGCAAGACGGGGCCTTTCGTAATGGTGGCTAGTCAAAGTCTACTTCTCTGGGTTGGCCAGGGGCTCTTCCCCCCTAACCCGCACGTGCTGTCTGGCATCGCCTTAGCTGCAAGATGCCCTTGGCAGTCATGCATATCACTGGGAACACTGGGATTTGGGGCTCTGACCCAACCCCACAGGCACCCCAGCAGGTCCAGCACATGAGGACTTTTTGTCCTTTCTCTGCATGGCCTGCTTTGGGGCAGGGGGATATACAGAGCTCCCTTCACGCCTTCAGTGTGCCCCCAAATGCATCAGCATTTAGATGAAGACCTTGGACTAACCTAAGCCCTGCACAGGCATTCTAGCATTGAGGGAGGAGGTGTGAATAAAAATTGGACTTTTCCCTCCAGGCCTGAGGCTGAGAAGGTCAAAATCCAAGCAGGGCCAACCAGAGTGACATCTCCTTGTGGGCAGGTCATTAGCAGGACCCAAAGGTGCTGGGCTCTGTCCACCCATCAGTGGGGCGGCGGGTGCCAATCATCTGGCTGTGGGTGCTGTGCCTGCCTGGGCTGAGGTCAGGGAAGCTCTGCAGTGTGGtcgtggggctgtgctggggctcGGACCTTCTGGGGGCTCCCCGGGGAGCCAGTTTGGGCTTCTCCACCCTTTCAGGGACCAGACTTGGGCGCTGCCAGCCATGTCCTCCTTGTATCTGTGTGCTGCGGCCAGCTTGGTCACAGCCACATGCCCTTGCTCttgcttccctccctgccccgcttCTCCCACTGCCGGCAGTTGAGCAAAAGCCACACGGGGTTTTCCTGCAAGGAGTGACCCCAGGACCCTGGTTCCCCAGACTCCTTGGTCCCCATCAGCCTCAAACGACCGCAGGGTCCCCTCCTGCCCCGTTGCTCTGGGGGCACCCACACAGCAGGCAGCTGGTGCGGGGAAGTCCAGTCTCATTCCCTGGCACAGGAATGCATAGCTGGTGGGCTGGGCATGAGCAGGTCCGTGTGCCAGAAGTGCCCAGTGTGGTGGTGGAGCAGCCGGTGATGGGAGTCTGTCCGCAGGCACTGCAGAGGCTGGCGAGCCAGTTCCTGAAGAGAGACTGGCAGCGGGGCCGCAGCGAAGCCAGCGACTCGAGGTGGGCTGCAGGCAAGGTGGCTGGGGCAGGGTGGCGAGGGGCTGGGGGTGACTGTGGCCTGGAGGTCGGAGGTGGCAGGGTACGTGGCCTCCCAGCCGAGAGCGTGGCTGGCAGGATAGGGGCTAATTCAGACCAGGAGTCGAGTGCCTGGCAGTGCCCGAGATGCTCTCCTCCAGGGATGCAGCCCTGGGTGAAGCCATCTCCAAGGATGTGGTACCCAACTCAAAAGGGATTGCAGGGAGCAGGGGGCTGGTGATGTCCTTAAAGGCATCCCCAAAATCCCAGCTGAGACTTGGCAGGGAAGCAGGAGAGCCCCATGGCAGGAGGTATGGGAAAATAGAGCCGATTTAACCCCCTTCCCGACATCCATGCCTGCAGGAGTGTTGTTGCTGTCTGGAAGGGTGTCATCGATGGTACCATGTACGCTGGGCAGGCCCGTGTCGCTGCCTCGGAGAGCTATCGCACCATCGCCCTGGAGGCCTCCAAGACTGCCCGCGTGTCCAAGGAGCGGATGCTCAAGAAGGTACTCAGGCAAGACGAGGGCATGTGCCCCATGgccagggacagctgcagggagggCCCATGGCCAGGGCAGTTCATGGCCCCCATGCCCAAGCGAAGGTGACGGGGCCACCAGTCCTGGGGCTGACACTTCCCCCCCATCTCAGAGCATTGAGCAGTTGCAGAAGGTGCAGGCAGAGTTGCTGGAGACAGTGAAGGAGCTGGGCAAGGCGAAGAAGCAGTTTACGCACCTCCAGCGGAGCAACGAGGTGGCCAAGGACAAAGCCGCGGATGTGGAGGCCCGGTGAGTGGAGTGGGAGGAGGGCACAGTGGGCCTGCAGCAGGAGCGGAGAGGATGGACCGTGAACTCATgcctccacctttctccccaggCTCCGGAAGAGTGACCGGGGGATATTTCACACAAAGGCCAGCCTGCAAAAACTCAGTGCCAAGGTCAGCAACTCAAGGACGGATGGGTCATTGAACATAAGGGCAGCACCAGGACCGGTCCAGGGCTGGCGCGGGATGCAGGATGGTGTCCTCCACCCAGTTGCCAGGCCACGCTCTCCCTGTCCCACAGTTCTCTGCACAGCTGGCTGAGTACTCAAAGCAGCTCACAGGGGTGCACAACGAGTACGTCCTCACGCTGGTATCTGCCAATGCCCACCTGGACCATTACTACCGCATGGAGTTGCCCGCTGTCATGCAGGTAAGAGCTGCTCCGACTCCTGGCTTCCCTCGCCAGCTTTGTCCCTCCTTACGCTGGGAGCAGGAGTCTCTGACTCTACCCATCCAGGGTCTTGAAGAAACATCTCCCAAGCCTGGCTAGGTGCTGGACACCAGGGTCCACTGCACCTGCGGTGCTGTGACAGGGTGCAGCAGGGTGTCCCATATGCATGGCTGTCCTCTGCCTGTCTTCGAGTGTTTCTTGGGCATGTGGCAAGTCCCTGGTGCTCAGCCTGAGGATTGTCCTCAGCCCACCATGCGGGCAGCGCAGGTGGGCTGTCCATGGGCTCCCCCAGGGGCTGGCAGGAATGTGCTCCCTGCTTGGGCTCTTGGGAGGTGCGAGAGGCCAGACGATGAGCAGGCACTCAGGGTGCCCCAGTCCTCAACTCTGCGTGGGCAccatgggtgctgcagggtgtgcagggctcTCCTGCCTCCCAGCCTGGTTTCCCCAGGCCCTGGATGGTGACCTTTACGAGCGGCTCCGGGACCACTTGACCTTGACCAGCCAGACGGAGATTGAGATCTGCCAGGCCACACAGGAGTGGTTCCAGCGCGTTTTGGAGTCATCCACACAGGTAAAGCTATCTGTCATTGTCCCATGGCTGGGGCTGGCCTCCACTGGTCCCTCTGCATCCTGGACACTGCTGGGTTGATGGAGGGGATGAGTGAGCCCCACATCCCACCTCGATcccatgcatcttctcctcacCGCTGCAGATATGCCGGGAGCAgaacctcctcctcttcctccaggacCACACTACCTTCACGCTGACACCAGAGCAGCGATTCCAGCTCACCGGCGTGGATCAGGTACGTTGTGAGGCTGGTCTGGCGACAGGCCGAGCACTCAAGCCCTTCTCAGCTGTGCCATCCTTGCCTAGATGTGTCTCCTGGAGCCAGAGAGCAGCAGCGCcagtgagagcagcctggagaaggaggTGCGGCGCTGGGCCACGCGGGCAGCCAAGGACTACAAGATCAAGACGCACAGCGAGCAGGTGGGTGCTCAGCACAGGTCGTCCTTCCTCACAGAGCCACTGTGCCCTGGAGGGCTCTGCGAGAGGGCAGAGGCTGCAGCCCCTTCCCTTGCACTCTTTCACGCTCGTGAGCCCCGGTGAGCTGTGGTTGTTCTCACAGCTCCTGCAGAGGCTGGAGGCCAGGAGGCAGCAGGCCCCAGAGGCGGAGGTGGCCGCCATGGAGCGACGGATGGAGGAAGTGAGAGAGAACATCCGGAAGGCAGAGGTGGGTCTGGAGGGGCAGAGCCACGTGGTCCCTGCTCCCCGAGCCCGCCCCGGGCTGGAGCTCCCCAAACCTGGAGGCTTGGGGGTGGCCTTGGGAACCACAAGCACATTATCACCCCCCAGGTGGACACGGGGGATGTGGAGCTGTGGCAGCACGGCACAGACCTCAGGCAGCGGCAAGGCAGATGGGAGATGCTGTGCTGCGGTAGCACCCGCTCCCAGGACCAGGTGCCTGGGAATTAGGCTTGCTGGGCTGGGCTCACATGCCATGGGTGTCCTCTTGGACCCTGAACACTGCCATCTCCACTGCCTCCGATCAGCCTGTCCTTTATCCGCACGCACTTGCACGCCGGCAGCCCAATTCTGCTTTATCCCCCAAATCCCACTGCCTGACCTCCTCAGCAGCACTGCCGTGCTAGGTCGGGCCTCGGGCCAGTAAGGCAGGCTGAGTCCTGACTGAACTCAGCCCACGGCTTCCCCACAGGTCAGCAAGGTGAAAGCGGATGCCCGGCTGGCGCTGCTTCGCACAACCGGGCTGGATGTGGACGCCTGGCTGGCGGGGGCCATGGCGCAagcgctggaggagctggagcgcGAGCGGAGCCTGAGCGCAGCCCAGCAGGCCGAGAAGGAGTCGGCACTCGCGGTGAGAGCAGCCTGAGCGCCGGCAGCCCGGGTGGCTGGCAGCACCCCTGGCTGGGAGCAGCGGGAGGGTACGGTGCAGCCCCCGGACCCACTGACGAAGGGTTTGTCGCTAGACAGAAGAGTTTGACCTGGCGGAGTTTGATGACTATGACGACAGCGTTGAGCTGTTCGAAGATGTTGACCCTGGTCCTGCTGGCCGCACATATCCTTACACTTGCCGGGTGATTTTCGGATACCAGGTAAAGCAGCTGTCGGAGCACTGTGGCTAGTTCCCAAGGGCTCTCGGCACCCTGCCTCGAGCCATGCCTGCCCGAGGCTGGCCCTGGCAGCCCTTATACCGCTTTgcaccatgtcccatgtccccccgcagggctgccaggcagacGAGCTGTCCATCACCcagggagaggagctggagaTCATCGAGGATGGCGATGTCGAGGAGTGGGTGAAGGTGGGCGCGGGTAGCCAGAGGAAGGGGCATCGGGCTGAGCATCCCTGAGGTCCCCTCCTCTCCCTACCCTGGGCTGCAGGATCTGGCCCGTCCTGGAGCTGGGGGGAGTTTGGGGGTCCCTGTGAGTCCCCACTCGTGAGGGCCGTCCCAGTCTGGGGGCTGGAGCGAACATGGTTGCAGAGTCACAACCTGGGTGCGCTGCTGGAATTGTAATGTGGCTTCTGCCCCTCCAGGCCCGGAACAAGGCAGGCCAGGTCGGCTACGTCCCCGAGAAGTACCTGCTGTCCCTGGGCTGCGTGGGCAGCGAAGTGGGCTCCGCAGCCGGGGGCAATGCTGCGGAGCCCTTGGAGACAGCCCTGCACCGGCAGCTCTCCAGC
This genomic interval from Apteryx mantelli isolate bAptMan1 chromosome 14, bAptMan1.hap1, whole genome shotgun sequence contains the following:
- the FCHSD1 gene encoding F-BAR and double SH3 domains protein 1 isoform X1, translated to MQPPPRKVKLTQEVKVHFMEQLSSLQSKQQRDTELLEDIRSYSKQRSAIEREYGQALQRLASQFLKRDWQRGRSEASDSRSVVAVWKGVIDGTMYAGQARVAASESYRTIALEASKTARVSKERMLKKSIEQLQKVQAELLETVKELGKAKKQFTHLQRSNEVAKDKAADVEARLRKSDRGIFHTKASLQKLSAKFSAQLAEYSKQLTGVHNEYVLTLVSANAHLDHYYRMELPAVMQALDGDLYERLRDHLTLTSQTEIEICQATQEWFQRVLESSTQICREQNLLLFLQDHTTFTLTPEQRFQLTGVDQMCLLEPESSSASESSLEKEVRRWATRAAKDYKIKTHSEQLLQRLEARRQQAPEAEVAAMERRMEEVRENIRKAEVSKVKADARLALLRTTGLDVDAWLAGAMAQALEELERERSLSAAQQAEKESALATEEFDLAEFDDYDDSVELFEDVDPGPAGRTYPYTCRVIFGYQGCQADELSITQGEELEIIEDGDVEEWVKARNKAGQVGYVPEKYLLSLGCVGSEVGSAAGGNAAEPLETALHRQLSSIMAAELVLEPGAWLVRALYDYEGQSPEELSFPEGAIIRVLPRAEGEVDDGFWTGDFNGRVGVFPSLVVEELTGAGGSAGQELPSPSPPPFSPPGLMPRASLASSPAPEVQLGVCRQDDTASGQSSPDLSASRLRPLRAPPPPPGRAPEADPELHLS
- the FCHSD1 gene encoding F-BAR and double SH3 domains protein 1 isoform X2, with amino-acid sequence MYAGQARVAASESYRTIALEASKTARVSKERMLKKSIEQLQKVQAELLETVKELGKAKKQFTHLQRSNEVAKDKAADVEARLRKSDRGIFHTKASLQKLSAKFSAQLAEYSKQLTGVHNEYVLTLVSANAHLDHYYRMELPAVMQALDGDLYERLRDHLTLTSQTEIEICQATQEWFQRVLESSTQICREQNLLLFLQDHTTFTLTPEQRFQLTGVDQMCLLEPESSSASESSLEKEVRRWATRAAKDYKIKTHSEQLLQRLEARRQQAPEAEVAAMERRMEEVRENIRKAEVSKVKADARLALLRTTGLDVDAWLAGAMAQALEELERERSLSAAQQAEKESALATEEFDLAEFDDYDDSVELFEDVDPGPAGRTYPYTCRVIFGYQGCQADELSITQGEELEIIEDGDVEEWVKARNKAGQVGYVPEKYLLSLGCVGSEVGSAAGGNAAEPLETALHRQLSSIMAAELVLEPGAWLVRALYDYEGQSPEELSFPEGAIIRVLPRAEGEVDDGFWTGDFNGRVGVFPSLVVEELTGAGGSAGQELPSPSPPPFSPPGLMPRASLASSPAPEVQLGVCRQDDTASGQSSPDLSASRLRPLRAPPPPPGRAPEADPELHLS